CACACGCAGTCGATGACGGGCGCCGAAGCGCTGCTGCGCTGGAATCACCCGGAACTCGGCCCCGTTTCGCCCGCCGAATTCCTTCCGCTGGCCGAGCGAACCGGCACCATCATCGAACTCGGCGATTGGGTCGTCGAAGAGGTGTGCCGGCAGATCATGTATTGGGATACGGCCGGCATGGCCCCCCTGAAAATCGCTGTGAACCTGTCGCCACGCCAATTCCAGCAGCCCGACCTGGTGCAGCGGCTGTCGCAGATCCTGCACCGCTACCAAGTGGCGGCGGACCGGCTGATGTTCGAGATCACGGAGACCGCCGCCATGCGCGATGCAGGACAAAGCATTACCGCGATCCGGCAGATCCAGTCGCTCGGCGTTGAAGTGGCCATCGACGATTTCGGCACCGGATATTCCAGCCTGAGTTATCTGCAGCGTTTTCGCGCCCAGCAGATCAAGATCGACCGCGCCTTCATTGCTGCGCTCGACGACAACCCGTCGGAAGCCTACGCCATCATCCGCGCGATTTGCGCCATGGCGCATTCGCTCGACATGACCGTGGTGGCCGAGGGCGTGGAAACCGGCGCGCAAATGCAGGCCCTGGTGAATCTGCACTGCGATCAGATCCAGGGCTATCTGCTGGGCCGCCCGCTTCCCGCCCGGGAGTTCCAAACACTGATCGAGTGCAAGCAGGTGGCTTGAAAGCTGTTACGAATGCAATTTTTTGCCGCATTTGCGGTTTTTCTTTCATCCAGCTTTCAAGTCCTTAAAGGCAATTCTTCAGAAGCCGGAATCGGTGATTGCCAAAGCAATGAAGCAATCACATAAAAGCTCCAGATCGGTGCGTCGATGTAACCGTCTGCCGCAAACCCAGTGCTGGAGCGGCTTTACAATCCGTTCACATGTTCACAATGTGGCGCACGCACTAAATCGGCATGGCACCAATTTGTAACAATTAATACGCAGCAAAACCCACAAGTCGAACGTGATTTCTTTGCGAGCATCGGAGAAGTTGAAACAAAGCCGTTATAATGGCCTGGGCGCACGGGGAGCGTGCCCATGTTTCAATTGCAAAAGTTGAGGAATCCATAATGCCGACATACAAGGAAATCGTTCAGAAGATCTCTGAACTGCAGCGCCAGGCCGATGAACTCCGTGCAAACGAGCAGGCCACGGTGATCGCTGAAATCAAGCAGAAGATCGTTGAATACGGCCTGAGCGCCGACGATCTCGGTTTTGGCGCCAAGGGCGGTCCG
The nucleotide sequence above comes from Ralstonia solanacearum K60. Encoded proteins:
- a CDS encoding H-NS family nucleoid-associated regulatory protein, producing the protein MPTYKEIVQKISELQRQADELRANEQATVIAEIKQKIVEYGLSADDLGFGAKGGPASKKAGRKVPVRYRDGQGNTWTGRGKRPGWLVKELSAGKKMEDFLVA